The Streptomyces sp. NBC_01317 genomic interval CGACCGGGGCTACCTCTACCTGCGCGGTGAGTACCCCCGCGCCCTGCGGCTGCTCCAGAACGCGATCGACCAGGCGCGCGCCCGCGGCCTCCTCGGCGACGACATCCTCGGCCAGGGGTACGCCTTCGACATCGAGATCCGGCGCGGCGCCGGGGCGTACATCTGCGGGGAGGAGACCGCGCTGTTCAACTCCATCGAGGGCTATCGCGGAGAGCCGCGGTCCAAGCCGCCTTTCCCGGTGGAGAGCGGTCTGTTCGGCAAGCCGACGGCCGAGAACAACGTCGAGACGCTGATCAACGTGCTGCCCATTCTGAACCAGGGAGCCGCCGCGTACGCCGCGATCGGCACCGGGCAGTCGACCGGGCCGAAGCTCTTCTGCGTTTCGGGGAACGTCGGGAAGCCCGGCATCTACGAGCTGCCGTTCGGCGCCACGCTGGGCGAGCTGCTGGAACTGGCGCAGGCGCCGGACACCATGCGCGCGATCCTGCTCGGCGGCGCGGCGGGCGGCTTCGTCCGCCCCGACGAGCTGGACATCCCGCTCACTTTCGAAGGGACCAGGGCGGCCGGTACGACCCTGGGATCCGGGGTGGTGCTGGTGCTGGACGACACCGTTCCGCTGCCGAGGATGCTGGTACGGATCGCGGAGTTCTTCCGGGACGAGTCGTGCGGGCAGTGTGTGCCGTGCCGGGTCGGCACCGTACGGCAGGAAGAGGCACTGCACCGGATCGTGGACCGTACGGGCGCCGACGCCGCGCAGGACATCGCGCTGCTGCGTGAGGTGGGCGCGGCCATGAAGGACGCCTCGATCTGCGGTCTCGGACAGACCGCCTGGAGTGCCGTCGAGTCAGCCATCGATCGACTGGGGGCCTACAAATGACCGTCATCCCACTGCGACTCCCGCGGCGGCTGCTCGAATTCACCCTCGACGGCCAGGAGACGCGGGTGCCGGAAGGCTCCACGATCCTCGACGCCTGCCGGGCGGCTGGGAAGGACATCCCGACGCTCTGCGAGGGCGACACCCTCACCCCGAAGAACGCCTGCCGGGTGTGTGTGGTCGAGGTCGAGGGCGCACGGGTCCTCGCGCCGGCCTGCTCGCGCAAGGCCGAGGCGGGCATGACCGTCCTCACGGACAGCCCCCGGGCCCGGCACAGCCGGAAGATCGTCCTCGAACTCCTCGCTTCCTCCACGGACCTCTCGACCACCCCGAGGGCCGCCGAGTGGATCAAGGAGTACAAGGCGAAGCCCGACCGCTTCGGTCCCGACGCGGCCCGGCTCGACGAGGAACCGAAGATCGACAACGATCTCTACGTACGCGACTACGACAAGTGCATCCAGTGCTACAAGTGTGTCGACGCGTGCGGTGAGCAGTGGCAGAATTCGTTCGCGATCTCGGTGGCGGGCCGTGGCTTCGACGCCCGTATCTCCACCGAGCACGACGGACCGCTCACCGACTCGGCCTGTGTCTACTGCGGCAACTGCATCGAGGTCTGCCCGACCGGGGCACTCAGCTTCAAGTCGGAGTTCGACATGCGGGAGGCCGGGACGTGGAACGAAGAGATCCAGACGGAGACCACCACCATCTGCGCGTACTGCGGTGTCGGCTGCAATCTGACACTGCACGTCCAGGAGAATGAGATCGTGAAGGTCACGTCTCCGCACGACAATCCCGTGACCCACGGGAACCTCTGCATCAAGGGCCGCTTCGGCTTCCAGCACGTACAGGAACGCTGACCGGGCGCTTTCCGGTCCGGCCGACGAGCACCAGCACACCGATACGAGTAGGACTGATCATCATGGGACGGGTCACCGAGCGCCGCCGCACCATCCGTATCCGGGACGGAATCGTCACGACCCGCCCCGACACCCTGGTGGCCGAGGAGCCGCTGGAGATCCGGCTGAACGGGAAATCCCTCGCCATCACGATGCGCACCCCGGGCGACGATTTCGCCCTGGCGGCGGGCTTCCTGGTGAGCGAGGGGGTGCTGGCGGCCGGCTCCGACGTGCAGTCGATCGTGTACTGCGCGGGGGCGAAGGACGACGGGTCGAACACGTACAACGTGGTCGACGTCCGGCTCGCGCCCGGTGTCCCGGTCCCCGACATCACGCTGGAGCGCAACGTCTACACCACTTCGTCGTGCGGGCTGTGCGGCAAGGCGAGTCTCGACGCCGTACGGACAACGGCCCGGTTCACGATCGACGACACTCCCCCGGTCCGGCTGGAGCCCACCCTGCTCGCCGGCCTCCCCGACCGGTTGCGGGCGGCTCAGGAGGTCTTCGACCGGACCGGGGGCCTGCACGCGGCGGCGCTCTTCAGCGAGCACGGGGAGCTGCTGGACATCCGGGAGGACGTCGGCCGGCACAACGCGGTGGACAAGCTGATCGGCCGCGCGCTGCGGCAGGATCTGCTGCCGCTGTCCCGGTCGATCCTCCTGGTCTCCAGCCGGGCTTCCTTCGAACTGGCCCAGAAGGCCGTGATGGCGGGCATTCCGGTGCTCGCGGCGGTGTCGGCGCCGTCCTCACTCGCCGTCGATCTGGCCATGGAGACGGGGCTGACCCTGGTCGGCTTCCTCCGTGGCCCCTCCATGAACGTGTACGCGGGCGATGAGCGCATCGCCCTGCACACTGGGGTGTGACAGTCCCCGCTGCACGGGAACAGGGCCCGGCCGGCGGGGAGCGCCCCCTGCGTCGGCCGGGTACCTCCGGCAGCCACACACCCATCAGCTCAGCGGTGCGCGGGCCTCATCCGCCCGCCGCCGATTGATCCGCTTTCGTTTTCCGGGGTACAGCCCCGTCTGCACCCCCATCACGGCCCCCGTCTGCGCCTCGCGTCCGACGGGGGCGGAATCATCTGTAGCTCCAGGGTGGCGGGCGGCTCGGCCACGCCGGGGCCGCCGGCCCGGGTCCAGGCCAGCAGGTCGTCCGTACCGTCCTCGTCCAGCACCCAGCCGACCCAGGTGGCGCGGCCCCCCGCGCGCCGGCCCTCGGCGGAGGGCTGGACCACGACGACGTTCGCCTGTCCGCACGGGCCGAGACAGTCGGTCGTACGGACGGACAGCCGGCCTTCCGAGGAGGCGGCGGCCGCGCGGAGGCGGGCGAGCTGGCCCGCGTGATCCGTGCCCGGGTTCTTGGCGGGGTCACCGCAGCAGCAGCCCCGGCAGACGACGAGGGTGCAGGGGCGAGGGCCGAAGGGGCGTATGCCGGAGAAGGCGGGCGAGGGGGGCTGCGTCACCCGAGGATCTTGTCAGCCGGGTGGTGGACCGGCGCGGGGCGGGGTCGGCGGTCCCGGGGCGGGGGGCGTGGTCGGTTGATATTCTCTTGGCTCCTCCGGCTCCCCGGGCCGGGTGGATCTTGGGGGATGCATGAAGCCGCGCCTGGTGTTCGTCCACGGCATCGGCGGGCCGCTGGACAGCGCCGCCGAACGCGACGAGTGGGTGCGCGCGTTGGCCGAGGGGGCCAGGGCCGCGGGCCACGCCGGGAAGGTCTCCGCGCTGACCCAGGGCTGGGCCGCGGACATCCGGTTCGCCTACTACGGCGATCTGTTCGGCGCCGGGCAGGCCCAGGGCTCCGCTCTCGACCCGACGGCTGACCAGGAATCCTTGCTGCTGGCGGAGTTGCTCCGCGAGGCCGTGGACGAGGCCGTGGACGCGCGGCTCGCGGACCCGGCCGGCGAGGACAAGATCCGGGTGCTGACCCACGCGCGGGCCCAACTGGACCCGAAGGGCGCGCCCCAGGGCCCGGGCAGCGCCCTGCGGCAGACCCTCAACGCCGCGAACACCCTGCTCTCGGTACCGGGGCTGCGGACGTTCGGCGGCTGGGTCAGCGCCAAGGCCATGATCCTCAGGCTCAGCCAGGTGGCGCGCTATCTCGCACGCGGGGAGCCGGACGCGGACGGTGTCCCGCTCGACCGGAGGATCCGCCGCCGGGTGGTGGAGGCGCTGGACCCCGTGGGACCGACGATTGTCGTCTCGCACTCGCTCGGCACGGTCGTGGCCCTGGAGGCACTGCACGAACACGAGGGGCCCGTACCGCTGTTCGTCACGCTCGGCTCCCCGCTGGGGATGCGTACGGCCGTGCTGCCGAAGCTCCGCCCCCAGCCGCCGGGGGTGCCCGGTCAGGTCGGGCGGTGGCTCAACTTCTGGGACCGGGACGACTTCGTGGCGGGCGGCCCGCGCCCGGAGAAGCTCCTGCGGCCCAACTCCCGCGCCGTACTTCCCGTCAGCACACGCGTCGACTCGGACGGCGTGTGGGTGCATCCCGCCGTGCGGTATCTCGCCCACCCCGCCGTCGCCGGGCCGGTCGTGGAGGCCGTCGAAGCGGCCACGGGCTTATGACCGGCCCACCCCCCGTCCGGCATGTCCTGGTGATCGCGCCCCAGTGTCCCGAGATGGGGTTGCTCGACGGTCTGGACGACGTGGCGCGGGCGTTGCACGGTTCGCTCACCCACCGCAGGGGCGGCGCCTGTACGGACGCGCCGTCCGCCGGGGTCGTCTCGCTGCTGCACGGCGCCTCGCTCGGGCAGGCGCGGATCGAGGCCGCGATCCGGGGCGCCGCCCGGCGGGCGGGCGAGGCGGGCGCCGTACTCGTACTGGCCCTGATCGGGCACGGTATGACGCCGGGTCAGCACTCCACGCTGTACCTGATGGCCGGGGATTCCCGGCCCGATGTCATCAACACGGCGGTGAATGTGGGTGAGTTGCTGACCCAGGCTCTCGACACTCCTGGTCTCGCGGGGGTGATCGCGCTGGTCGACACCTGCCACGCGGGCGGCGCCGTACCGGATCTCAAGGCCCTGGACGCCGGGGTACGGGACGGCGCGACCCGGCTCTCGCTGCTGATGTCGGTCGGCGCGAGCCAGACCGCGTACGGGCTCGCTTTCACCCGGGGACTGGTCCAGGTACTCCGCGCGGGCATCCCCGGCGCCGGGGAGTATCTGCGGCCCGACGCGGTCGTCGAGGCCGTACGGGACGCCGCACCCGGACAGGACGCCCGGCTGGTCGAGTACCACGGTGCCCAGTTCGGTGAGCGTCCGTGGCTCGCGCGCAACGCCCGCCACCCGCACGCGGCGGGTGCGTTCCTGGGCCCGGTGGGGACGGAGGAGCTGGAGCGGGCGCTGGATCCGCTGGGTGGTACGGCTCTCGCGCCCGCGCCGCCGACCGGTGTCGTCGGCCTGGAGCGGCTGCGCGACATCCTGCGCGCCCGGCCGCCCGGCGGGAGCGGGTCCCGCGAGGAGACGGCGTGGGCGGTCCGCGTGGTGGACGGCCTGCTCGACGGAGTGCTCACCCTGGAGCTGCTGGGCGAATGGCCGGGCGCACCGCTGACCTCCGAGCGGCTGCGGCGGGCGCTGCTCGCCGCCGGTACCGATTCCGAGGTGCGGCTTCCCGGCACCACGGGAAGTGAACTGCTCCGGGACGCGGTGGAGTTCCTGCGGCTGCGGGCCCCGCGCGTCGGCGGGAGCCGTACCGCACCGCTGGCGGCGTTCGTGGCCGCGCTGGCCGCCGAGGACAGCATCGAGCCGGGGCACCCCCGGTTGCACGCCTGGGCCAGAGACGTCGGTGCCGGGGTCGAACTCTCCGACGCCCATGAGGAGTTGTCCCGTCGGAGCGACCGGACGCGGCTGCGTCTGATCGTCAGCCTGCACGCGGCGGTCGCGGACGAATGGCCCGAGACGCTCGACGCGTGGCTGCTGGACCGGGGGAAGCAGCACGCGCACCGGGAGTTCACCTGTACCCCGGACCGGTCCGGGGTCGAGCGACGGCTCGCCGAGATCCTGCGGTGGGCGTCGGCCGAGGCGAAAAAGGTCGGTGTACGGCTCCGGCGGGTCGAAGTGGCCGCCTCCTCGGCGCTGTTGCTGCGCTGGCGTCCCGAGGAGACGGATTTCGGGATGCGGTTGGGGGTCACGTACGACGTCGTCCTGCGCTGGAGCGAGCGCCTCTGCCCGCCCGAGCACCTGTGGTGGATCAACATGCGGGCCCAGGAGAAGCTGGAGGCGATGGCCGCCGTCTCCGCGCAGGGTGGCGGGGCGGGCGGGGCGCCCGTCGACTGGCTGGCCGAGCACGAGACCGGCCAGGCCACGGAACTCGACCGCCGGATGCGGCTGGGCAGCTACCCGGGCGCGGTGGCGCTGGCGCACCTGCCGACCCGCTTCGACCAGGTCATGGAGGTGCTGCTGGCCCACGCGCCGATCGTGCTGTGGCCGGACGGGGAGGCGGGGGTCCCCGACACCTCGCGCGAGAACCTCGCCAAGTACTGGCACCTGCTGCCGGCCGAGTTCAGCGAGGCGTACCGGCGCAGCTGGCAGGAGGACACACCGGCGGACGGGCGGGACGACCTCGCCCGGCTGCGGTCGGTGTGGCACGACCCGGAATGGCTCGACTTCTGCGAGTGGTTCGAGGGGTCCGCACCACCGTCCACGCCACCGTCCACGACCCATGTGCTGTCCGCCACGGACACGCGTCCCACCACTGATGGGGAGTAATACCTGATGGGGAGTAACACCTGATGACCTGGCAGCCCTTCTACGTCGGCGACGGCACACCGCGCGACGTCGACCTGGGGGAACCGCCCCCGTGGCGCCGCTTCCCCCGGCAGGCGCTCGACCGTGAGTTCAAGCCGCCGCAGGGGCTGGTCAAGGCAGTCAACGCGGCGCTGGCGCTGCGCCGTCCCCTGCTGGTGACGGGGGCGCCGGGGTCCGGCAAGTCGACGGTGATCGAGCAGGTGGCAGCGGAGTTGAAGCTCGGTGACGTCCTGCGCTGGCACATCACGTCCCGCAGCACGCTCACGGAGGCGCTGTACCGGTACGACGCGCTCGGCCGTATCCACGCGCAGCGGCTGGAGGGGCCGGCGGGCGGCGACGACATCGCCCCGTTCCTCCAGTTGGGTCCGCTGGGCACGGCACTTCTCCCGGCGGACCACCCGAGGGCGCTGCTGATCGACGAGATCGACAAGAGCGACCTGGATCTGCCCTCCGACCTCCTGGACGTGCTGGAGCGGGGCGAGTTCGAGATCGCCGAGCTGGCCCGGTACCGGGAGGAGAGAGTCTCCGTACGGGAGTGGGGCGGCGACGCCCGGAGCGAGGTCGAGCGCGGCCGGGTGCGGTGCGCGAGTTTTCCCTTCATCGTGATGACCAGCAACGGTGAACGGGACTTCCCCGCCGCGTTCCTGCGGCGGTGCGTGCGCTTCACCATGCCGCGTCTGACGGTCGAGGCGCTGCGCCAGGTCGTGGACGCGCATCTCCGAGTCGGTACGGACCGCTCGGCGGCCGTCGACACGCTGGTCGCGGCCTTCGTCGCGCGGGTCGCGGGAGGTGAACTGCTGGCAGTCGACCAACTCCTCAACGCCGTGCACCTGTTGACCGGCGGGAGTGCGCCGGTGGCGGAGGACGAGCAGGAGGTCATGGAGATCGTCCTGCGCGAGTTGTCCCGTGCCTGAGACGCCGTTGGCGCGCGCGGTGGCGGCGCTGCACGCGGGGGTGCCCGACCTGGACGGCACGTCCCTCGCGGAGGCGTTGTGGCTGGCGTCGCTGATGGCGTCGGACGAGCGGGCCCCGGAGCCGGCCGCCGTACCGGACGGTGGAGCGGCGACGCCTTCCACGGTGTCCGCCGAGGGCGCGGAGCGGCCCGCCGGCTCCCGTACGTCCCACGCGGCGGCCCCGGAGCCGGTCGGCGGGGGTGGTGAACGGGCCCTGCACGAAAGGCTGTCCGGGTCCGGGGCACGGATCACCGGGGACCCGGTGAGCGCGTCCCGGGCCTCGGGTCTCCCCGAGGCGCTGGAGGTGACCCGTGCGCTGCGCCCGTGGAAGCGGCCGTGGCGGGAGGGCCGCAGGCGGGCCCTGGACATCGAGGCCA includes:
- a CDS encoding 2Fe-2S iron-sulfur cluster-binding protein: MTVIPLRLPRRLLEFTLDGQETRVPEGSTILDACRAAGKDIPTLCEGDTLTPKNACRVCVVEVEGARVLAPACSRKAEAGMTVLTDSPRARHSRKIVLELLASSTDLSTTPRAAEWIKEYKAKPDRFGPDAARLDEEPKIDNDLYVRDYDKCIQCYKCVDACGEQWQNSFAISVAGRGFDARISTEHDGPLTDSACVYCGNCIEVCPTGALSFKSEFDMREAGTWNEEIQTETTTICAYCGVGCNLTLHVQENEIVKVTSPHDNPVTHGNLCIKGRFGFQHVQER
- the fdhD gene encoding formate dehydrogenase accessory sulfurtransferase FdhD; translation: MGRVTERRRTIRIRDGIVTTRPDTLVAEEPLEIRLNGKSLAITMRTPGDDFALAAGFLVSEGVLAAGSDVQSIVYCAGAKDDGSNTYNVVDVRLAPGVPVPDITLERNVYTTSSCGLCGKASLDAVRTTARFTIDDTPPVRLEPTLLAGLPDRLRAAQEVFDRTGGLHAAALFSEHGELLDIREDVGRHNAVDKLIGRALRQDLLPLSRSILLVSSRASFELAQKAVMAGIPVLAAVSAPSSLAVDLAMETGLTLVGFLRGPSMNVYAGDERIALHTGV
- a CDS encoding (2Fe-2S) ferredoxin domain-containing protein, which produces MTQPPSPAFSGIRPFGPRPCTLVVCRGCCCGDPAKNPGTDHAGQLARLRAAAASSEGRLSVRTTDCLGPCGQANVVVVQPSAEGRRAGGRATWVGWVLDEDGTDDLLAWTRAGGPGVAEPPATLELQMIPPPSDARRRRGP
- a CDS encoding alpha/beta hydrolase, whose translation is MKPRLVFVHGIGGPLDSAAERDEWVRALAEGARAAGHAGKVSALTQGWAADIRFAYYGDLFGAGQAQGSALDPTADQESLLLAELLREAVDEAVDARLADPAGEDKIRVLTHARAQLDPKGAPQGPGSALRQTLNAANTLLSVPGLRTFGGWVSAKAMILRLSQVARYLARGEPDADGVPLDRRIRRRVVEALDPVGPTIVVSHSLGTVVALEALHEHEGPVPLFVTLGSPLGMRTAVLPKLRPQPPGVPGQVGRWLNFWDRDDFVAGGPRPEKLLRPNSRAVLPVSTRVDSDGVWVHPAVRYLAHPAVAGPVVEAVEAATGL
- a CDS encoding AAA family ATPase gives rise to the protein MTWQPFYVGDGTPRDVDLGEPPPWRRFPRQALDREFKPPQGLVKAVNAALALRRPLLVTGAPGSGKSTVIEQVAAELKLGDVLRWHITSRSTLTEALYRYDALGRIHAQRLEGPAGGDDIAPFLQLGPLGTALLPADHPRALLIDEIDKSDLDLPSDLLDVLERGEFEIAELARYREERVSVREWGGDARSEVERGRVRCASFPFIVMTSNGERDFPAAFLRRCVRFTMPRLTVEALRQVVDAHLRVGTDRSAAVDTLVAAFVARVAGGELLAVDQLLNAVHLLTGGSAPVAEDEQEVMEIVLRELSRA